Proteins encoded in a region of the Planococcus citri chromosome 1, ihPlaCitr1.1, whole genome shotgun sequence genome:
- the Ubc10 gene encoding ubiquitin-conjugating enzyme E2-18 kDa, with product MAGTRRLQKELNDMRINGLKCFRDIQVDESNILTWQGLIVPENPPFNKGAFRIEINFPAEYPFKPPRINFKTKIYHPNIDEKGQVCLPIISAENWKPATKTDQVIQALVALVNDPEPEHPLRAELAEEYLKDKKKFFKAAEDHTKKYSEKRPAD from the exons ATGGCTGGAACTCGGCGTTTGCAAAAA GAATTGAATGATATGAGAATCAACGGTTTGAAATGTTTTAGAGATATTCAAGTGGATGAATCGAATATTCTTACATGGCAAGGATTAATTGTACCG gaaaatccACCTTTCAATAAAGGAGCAttcagaattgaaataaattttccagcTGAATATCCATTTAAACCGCCTAGGATAAATTTTAAGACGAAAATTTACCATCCCAATATCGACGAAAAAGGGCAGGTCTGTTTACCTATTATCAGTGCTGAAAATTGGAAGCCAGCTACTAAAACTGATCAAG TTATTCAAGCCCTCGTTGCGTTGGTCAACGATCCAGAACCAGAACATCCTTTACGTGCTGAATTAGCGGAAGAATAtctaaaagataaaaaaaagtttttcaaagcaGCCGAAGACCATACAAAAAAGTATAGCGAAAAAAGACCAGCGGACTGA